Below is a window of Methanocaldococcus jannaschii DSM 2661 DNA.
AATCTTTATAATTCCAATTGGGCAGACGTTGGCACATATACCGCAACCGTTACATCTCCTTCTATCTACATAATAGCCTCCAAACTCATTCCTCTTAATTGCCTTGTTTGGGCAGTTTCTTGCACACTCTCCGCATGTTAAACAGCTAAAACTTTTATTATTTAATAAAAATATTGCATCTGTTGGACAAGCTTCCATACACTTGGATGTTTGTGAGAAAGGACAGGATTGGCATTTCTCCTCTACCCTACATTCATCTAATATAGTTATAATCATCCTTCCTCCCCTCAAATTTGTTTTAAGCCATATTTCTCTTTTAAAAAGTCTTTAATTACTTCCAACACATTTTCAGCATCTTTTAAACATTCTTCAGCATCTTCTTTAGTATATTCTTCCAATGGATTCCAAAGTTCTCCAAAATACGGTTCTGGATACCTTGGCATAACCCAATGTTCTTCTAAGCTTTCTATTTTTGGTATTAGATTTAGTAATTTCTCTTTCCATGAATCCTCAATTTTCATCTCGTAGATGACATTCCTAAACACTCCTGAAACTACATGTCTTCTGAAAATAATTCCATTTAAAATTAAAACTGCTTTTACAGCTTTTTCAACACATTGTTGGGAGTGATAGACTGAATCTGGATAGTGATTTGTTTTTAGTAGAACTTTTGCCACTTCTAAATCCTCTTCCGCCCTTTTTATGAATAGCTTAGCATACTTTATATTAAATCCGCTATCTTCCATTCTTTCTCCTCATCGATAAATATTGGCTTTATTCTTTTAATAATCGGTTTTATTCTCTCAAGGTAATTTTTCCAGAAGTTATCTCTATCATATATTATTTTATATCCAGTTAAAATACCACAAATCAACGGATTTATACTCTTCAGTGATAAATCCCTTGGCTCTACCAATATTGGAGAAATGTTAATCCCATATCTATAAATAAACTCTAATACTATGTCCCTTAAAACTTTATGTCTGTCAATCCTTCTTTTTGGTAAATTTTTAGCAATAACTAATAAATCAACATCTGAATACTCCACAGCAGTGCCTCTTGCATAAGAACCAAATAAAATAATTGAAATTAAATCATCTCCAAATTTTTGTTTGCATTTTTGTAGAAATTCATCTAAAATATTATTCAACATTTTTTCATCCATTATTTCACCAAATTAAATCATTTTCCCTCCAAATAACCTGTTTCCAATAATTATTCCAATTACTGCAGATAGATAAGAGCAAGATAAAGGAAGTAAGTCATAGTATGGAAATGCCTTTAAGAAATAAGCTATAACTACAGTTAAAATTAAGTATCCAAAAATATTTCCTATTTTATGCCTATACTTAGCTCCCATCAACACTCCAAACAAAAATGCAAGAATTGAAGGATAATATAAATAGTTTGATAATATTGCATCAAGCATTTAAATCACCATTATTCCAATTTATTCCAATTTCTCCTCAGATTTGCTAATTTTTTCAATAATAACCTTTTCACAAGACAGTAAGAATGCAGCAGTAGATAACCCTGCTAAAACCTTTAATCCAACTGCAATGTTTAGATATGGAATGATTCCAGCTGTTATGATTTCTTTTGGAGCTGGAAAGATAGTAAAGCCATTAATTTCTGTGAAGTTGAATAAATAATATCCTCCAATAAACATTCCAGCAACACCAAGTAATAGATAACCTAAAGCTCCCAATGCCTCCAACTTCTCCAAAAATTTATGGTCAAACCATAATGGGCTGTTAGAACCAAAGGCTATAACTGATAGTATAAATGCAGCAGCAATTAGAGCTCCTCCTTGAAACCCTCCTCCTGGTGTTATATGCCCTCCTAACACAGTTATAATTCCCAATGCAACCATTAAAACACTCATAGGAAATGCCAAAAACTTAATTATTGGTGTATATTCTCCCCAACCTTGAAGTGTTATGTAATCATCTGACTCTGGAGCGTGAAATAACTCTTTTAGATAGGTGTTATCATATAATGATTTCCCAAACACAATCCAAGAGACCATAACGGCAACAACTAAGACCAAACACTCTCCCAAGGTATCATAAGCCCTCCAGTCAAATATTACAGCACACACATAGTTTGGGATTATATAGTGAGTGAGATAAACTTCATTAACTCCTGGACTAATCTGCATGTGTGCTAAACTATATAATACAGATGCCCCAAATACAAAGAAGGATATGGCAACAGCTAAATCTCTTTTAGAGTTCATTTTACCACCTTGTTGTCATATAGATGCAGAATGCAATTGCCCCCAAGAATATGGAGAGCCAAAACAACTGGTAGTTTATGGCATTTGAGTTCTCTTCCTTAAACTTAAAGATTAAAGGAGACACTGACAGAGAGAAAGCTAATGCAGCTAAACCAAACAAAGTCATCAAAGTTTTTCCATAAACTCTCCCAATAATCAAAGCTCCAAATATAAACAATAAATAGAGAGTAAATTCTCCAGTATAAACTGCTCCAACTGTGATTCCATCCCCATGCTCTTCTTTATCCAACTTTTTTTGAAAGTCATTATAATCCATAAAATCCACCAAAAATTAAGTTATTTTGTCTATTTTAAATAATAATTAACCCCTAACTCCTTTGCATAGTCCCAGAGATAGTTTGTTACAATGTCTGGATAGAGACCAATTATTATGCATAGAGCAGTTAATACAAACAAGCTAAAGACAGCAAGTTTAGGAACTTCCTTGTTTTGATACTCTTTCAGAGTTTCTTCATCAACTGGTTTTAAGTAAATTAAATAGAATGCCTTCATCATTGAGACAAACGTCCCTATACTAACAATAATCATTATTATAGCTATTTCTGGCATATTCACTTGCATAGCTGCTTGGGCAAGCATCCACTTACTCTGAAATCCGTTAAATGGTGGAATTCCACTAATCGCAAGCTTTGCACATAAAACCATAAATGCCACAGAGGGCATTAGAGGCAATAAACCTCCCAACTTATGCAAATTACTTCCTCTCTTACAGCTTACAATATACGCCCCCAAAAACAAGGCAGATTTATAAATAACGTGATTTATAGCGTGGAAGATACCAGCAACAATTCCTAATGGTGTTCCTAAAGCTAAGCCAGTAGCCACATAGCCACCTTGACTTATAGCGTGATATGCCAAAAGCTTTTTATAATCACTTTGCAATAACGCCATTACAACCCCAAATACCATTGCCAAAACTCCCAATGCAATTAAAACAGCATGAGCACTTGCAAAATAATCTAATCCATTAAATAATTTTAGAATAATTATCATCAAGCCAACTAACACAAATTTTGAGTATGTTTGGAGCATTGCAGAGATAAATCCCTTAGACCTTGCGTATAAATCAGCTTTAACGTTGTGGAATGGCGGCAATCCAGCCCCATAAGCTAAACCAACAATTAGCAACAACAAGCCACCATAAATCATTGGATTATCAACTAACAGATAGTGTTTCATGTCTGTGATGTTTAGAGTTCCAGTTGAAGCTAATAAGAACGCTATTCCTAATAGCATTAAGGCTGCCGCAACATTCCCCATTATCATATATCTTAATCCTGCTTTATATGCCTCTTCAGTTCCAGATAAAAATACTAATCCAGCTTGGACAATTGAAACTATCTCAAAGAACACATACAAGTTGAATATATCATCAGCCAAAACTATAGCTGCAATACTTGCAAATCCCATTAATGAGAGGGTAACAAACATATTATTCTTTAATTTCTCTCCCATTCCTGTAATTAAAACAAGAGAGGCAATTAAAGACAGAGTTACAATAATTGCCTGCTTTGCTGGGTTATATAGATAGGCAATACCAGATACCCATCCATTAACAACTCCATGCCCACCAAAGTAATAATAACCATACTGGCTGATAAATGGCAAAATAATCAAAATAGCAGCTGTAATAAATGTTATATATTTTACTGCTTTCTCTTTTCCATGCAATAAATTCATTATTATTGCCATGATTAATGGAAACACTATCATCATCGGCAGATAATTCATATTCTCCCTCCAATCTTTTAGAGAAAGTTAAATAGAATTAATCCTCTTTTAGTATTACAGAGCTTCTGAGTGTTTTATATTTTTTATACAAAATTATAGAGACTCCAAGCATCACAGCAAGCATTGATGCCTCTATAACTATATTTGTCAAAACTAATGCATGAGTTAATGGATAAGCAGATTCTTTAGCAAAAACTTCTACAGAAACACCCGGAAGTTTTATTGGGATTGTTCCACCATTGTAACCAATTGCAATTAAAGCTAAATTAACTCCACTACCTAAAATCTCTAAAGCTATGATTTTTTTCAGAACATTATCAACAAAAAACACACCATATAATCCAATAATAACTAAAAGCCCAGAAGTTATGAATGATGCCATCTGAAAATCCATTCTATTCACCAAATAATTTATCATTATCATTAATGACAGATTAGGTTTAACAGTATATAAACATTACGTTAGCAACCAAAAAGCTAAAAGCTATTAAAAACATAAATATTAATTTGAAGCGTAAAACTAAATTAGACAAAAAATCAAAATGGGTGTTAGATATGAAATTTGGTGTTTCATCATTAGTTTTTTTACCAGAGAGCTTAACTTCATCAATGGAGAAGATAGCTGAACACAACTTTGATGCATGGGAGATTGTCTGTGAGGGAACTCATTACCTATCTCCAAAGAATATAAAGTATCTCATGGAATTGAGAGATAGATACGAAGTTGAAATTGTAGTGCATGCACCTTTTTCAGATTTAAACCCTGCATCAATGAATGAGAGAGTTAGGAAATTAACAGTTGAGTGTATTAGAGACGCTATAGAAGGTGCTTTTGAGCTTGATTCTGAGGTTGTTGTAGTTCATCCTGGCTATATTCCAGAGCTCTGGAGTAACTATGTAAGTGAGATACTGGATAACAATTTCTCAACACTTTCTGAGATTGTAGAGATAGCTGAAGATTATGGAATAAAGATTGGTTTGGAGAACATGCCAAACTTTAGAGGAGTTTTAGGGATAACTCCAGAATCATTATTGGAGATTGTTAAAGACATTGACTCAAAGAATTTAGGGATAACTTTTGATATAGGACACGCAAACACTGCTGGAAATCCAGCTGAATTTGTTGAAAAACTACAAAATATTGGAATTGGAATTATACATGTTCATGCCCACGACAATAACGGCTATGATGATGAGCATTTGAAAATAGGAGAAGGAAATATTAACTTTATTGAAGTCCTTGAAAAGCTAAAAGAAATTGGCTATGATGGAGTTATTAGCATAGAAAATAAAAATATTAGGGATGCTGTGAAGAGTAAGGAAATATTAAAAGAATATTTGGAAATCGTTAATGAGAAAGTGGCTGAGAAGGAGAAAATAGAGGAATAATTTTATATTTTATTTATTTTTGGTGGTTCTATGACTATAGCATTTGGACCAGTTCCATCAAGGAGGTTAGGGAAGAGTCTAGGGATAAATAGCATTCCATGTAAGTTTTGTAGTTATGATTGTGTATATTGCCAAGTTGGAAGAACCATAAACAAAACTATAGAGAGGAGAGAGTTTTATAGTCCAGAAGATATTTTTAAGTCAGTAGAGGAGAGGATAGGTAAGCTAAATAATGAGAAAATTGACTACCTCACTTTTGTTGCAGATGGAGAGCCAACATTAGATATAAATTTATCAAAAGAAGTTGAAATGCTTAGAGATTTTGACATTCCAATAGCAATAATTACAAACTCTTCATTAATTTGGAGGGAAGATGTTAGAAATGACATATTAAACTTTGATTTAGTATCTTTTAAGGTTGATTCTGTTGATGAAAAAATTTGGAGAGAAATAAATAGACCTCATAAAGATTTGGTGTTAGATAAAATCTTAGAAGGAATGATAGCTTTTAGAGATAACTATAAAGGAGAGTTGATAACTGAAACGATGATTTTAGGAAGTATAAAATATACAGAGGAATCTATAATCAAAACAGCAGAATTTTTAAAAGAATTAAATCCAAATAAATGCTATTTAAATACTCCAATAAGGCCACCATCTGAAAAATATATAAAACCTCCTAAAATAGAAGTTATAACTAAAATATTAGCCATATTTAATGAAATTATTGGTAAAAATAAAATTAAACTCTTAGGGAAATTTGAAGGAAATGAATTTATATTCTCTGAAAATGTTGAAGAGGATATATTGGCTATAACTTCCGTTCATCCAATGAGAGAGGAAGTTATTAAAGAATTGTTAAATAAATCAAATATTAGCTTTGATATTATAAATAAAATGGTAAATGAGGGAAAACTAATAAAATTAGAATATGATGGAAAAGTATTCTATATGAAAAATATTAAAAGTAGGGATAAAAATGTATCTAACCCATAGGGCTTCGCCCTATTGGGATACCCAGAGCGGGGCTTCACTACATTCAGCCCTACTGTAATCTATTTTTAATCAGATTTTTAGTAAAAATTTGAGGGATAAAAATGTATCTAACTAAAGAAGAAGAGAAAATATTAGATGGAGAATATGGAGAGGTTTTAAGAAGATGTATGAATTTATTAGTTTCTTTGGGAGATATTTATGGAGCTGATAAGCTAATCCCTATAAGCTCAGCTCAAATTTCTGGAGTTTCATACAAAACTATTAAAGATATTGGTTTAGAGTTTTTGGAAGATTTTGCTAAAGAAGATGTTAAAGTTAAGGTCTATGCCACTTTAAACCCAGCTGGAATGGATTTAGATATATGGAGAGAGCTTGGCATTGATGAGAAGTTTGCCAAAAAGCAGTTGAGAATTATTGAAGCATTTAAAAAGATGGAAGTTGAGATAAGTTGCACTTGCACGCCCTATTTAACTGGAAACCTTCCAAGATTCGGAGAGCATATAAGTTGGGCCGAAAGCTCAGCTGTGAGCTTTGCAAACTCTGTCTTAGGAGCTAAGACAAATAGAGAAGGTGGGCCATCAGCATTAGCAGCTGCAATTATTGGAAAAACACCATATTATGGATATCACTTAGATGAAAATAGAAAGACAACACATATCATTGAGTTAGATGGACAATTAATCTCTAACTTTAAATATGGAGAGAGTTTTTATGGAGCTTTAGGTTACTTAGTTGGGAAGATTGTTAAGAATGGCATTCCATATTTTGAAAATCTATATAAATTAAATCCAAATAACGATAATTTAAAATCCTTGGGAGCTGCAATGGCTGCAAGTGGTGGTATCGCCTTATATCACGCAAAAAACTTGACAGCTGAATGCAGAGTTAAAGAAGTTGTTAATGATAAAATTGAAAAGATATCTATTGGAGTTGAGGAGATAAAGGAAGCTTATGAAAAATTAAATACAACAAATGAAGAGCCAGATTTAATTTGTATTGGTTGCCCTCACTGCAGTTTAATGGAAATTAAAAAAATTGCTGAACTTTTAAAAAATAAAAAATTGAATGCTGATTTATGGGTTTGCTGCTCTCTTCATATTAAAGCAATAGCAGATAGAATGGGATATACAAAGATTATTGAAAAAGCTGGTGGAAAGGTAGTTAAAGACACCTGTATGGTTGTTTCTCCAATTGAGGATTTAGGTTATAAAAGAGTTGCAACAAACTCTGGAAAAGCTGCTGTTTATCTACCAAGCTTTTGTAAGAGTGAAGTAATTTTTGGAGATATTGAGGAATTGTTAAAAGGGAGATAATGCTGAATCCAATAATCTTATTTTTGGCTATTATTTTTGATAGAATCATTGGGGAGTTGCCAGAGAGTATTCATCCAACGGTTTGGATAGGGAAGTTGATAGCTTTTTTAGAGAACATATTTAAATCTACAAATTGCAAAAATAAATATAGAGATTTTTTGTTTGGCTCACTAACAACATTTATTACTCTATTAGTTGTGGGAGTTATAGCTTTTTTTGTTGATAAATGCATAATGCTGTTACCATTTCCTTTAAACTATATTATCTATGGTTTTTTGTTATCAACAACTATTGGCTACAAATCATTATTCGAATTCTGCAAAAAGCCGATTGAATATATAAAAAATGGTGATTTAGAGGGAGCAAGGAAAGCTGTTCAGCATATAGTTAGCAGAGATGCCTCAAAGTTGGATAAAGAGCATGTATTATCGGCTGCAGTAGAGAGCTTATCCGAGAACATAACAGACAGTATAATTGGAGCTTTATTCTATGCTATATTTTTTGGTTTGCCTGGAGCCTTTGTTTATAGGGCGATAAATACATTAGATGCAATGATTGGTTATAAAAATGAGAAATATCTATGGTATGGGAAGTTAGCAGCAAGGTTGGATGATATTGCCAATTTTATTCCTTCAAGAATAGCAGGGATTTTGCTAATAATTACTGCCCCATTTTATAAAGGAGATGTTAAAAAGGCAATATATGGGTTTTTAAAAGAAGCTAATAAGGTTCCATCACCAAACTCTGGTTATACAATGGCTACATTGGCAAATGCATTAAATATAACTTTGGAGAAGATAGGATATTATAAACTTGGTAGTGGGAAAATAGATGTTGAAAAATCTTTAAACGCTTTTAAGGCAGTTGATTATACAGTCGTTGTGTTTTTAATTATTTATACTTTAATTTGGTGGATAACATGATAAGTAAAGCTTATTACACTACAGAGATTCCAGAGGATAGATTTGAAGCTCTGAGTTGTATTAAAGATAGTCAAAAACCTCTTAAAATTATATTACTTGGAGGAGTTGATAGTGGTAAAACAACATTAGCTACTTTTTTGGCAAATGAGCTTTTAAACTTAGGATTTAAAGTTGCTATAGTCGATAGTGATGTAGGGCAGAAGAGCATTTTACCTCCAGCAACTATAAGCTTAGCTTTCCCAGAAACAAATTTTAACAATTTATATGAAATTAAACCATACAAAAGTTATTTCGTTGGTTCAACAGCCCCAATACAATTTTTTGGAGAGATGATTACTGGAACTAAATTATTGTGTGATTATGCTGAAGATAAGGCTGATATTATTATAGTTGATACCACTGGGCTGATATCTGGTTCTGGAGCTGATTTAAAGAGGATGAAAATAGAAATGATTAAGCCAGATATTATAATAGCATTGGAGAAAAGAAATGAACTTAAGAGTATTTTAAAGCCCTTTGAAAATAAAATCAGGGTTTTTTACTTAAAAGTTTATGAAAATGCAAAATCATTCAGCAGAGAGGAAAGAAAAGAAATTAGAGCAGAGAAATGGAAAGAATACTTTAAAAACTCAAAAATTTATAATATTGGTTTTAATGATGTAGTTATTGGTGGAACCAAGGTATTTCAAGGAGAGAAGATTTTAGAGGATGAGAAATACTTATTAGAATCACTTTTTAAGTGGAAGATACTTTATGGTAGCAAATGCGATGGAAGATATACAATAGTAAAAAGAGATTTGGTAAATATGCCAAGGCAAATAGATAAAAACATCCTATATTACATTGAGCCAGAGCGGTTTAACAATTTAATAGTTGGATTGATTGATGAAGATAGCTTTTGCATTGGATTAGGTATTTTAAAAACTATTGATTTTGAGAATGAAACATTAGAAATTTTAACTCCAATAAGTGAAGAGGATATTAAAAATATTAGAGAAATAAGGTTTGGAAGGATTAGAGTTGATGAAAATGGTGAGGAACTTGGCTTATTAGATAGAGATTCTATATAAATTGGGGATATTTATGCTTAAAGAAATATTAAACAAAATCTTTTGGCATCCTGATTATAAGAGAGAAGATTTTGAAGTTGTTATATTACATAGAGGGGCTGAAGAAAATAAAAAAGCTATATCTTTAGATGATGTTGAGCTTAAAGGGAATTATTTAATATATTTTGACACTTATATACCTCTACATAGAATCTTAGAGATTAGAAATAAAAAAACTGGAGAGATTTTATATAAAAAGAAGTAACAAACCTGAAATTATAGCTAAGACACTTCCATATAAAAATGTCATTTCTGGGCTTATCTTCCACAAATATCCAGCTATTAAACTTGCAGGTAAGCTTGTTAATCCCACAACTGTATAAAACAGCCCTAAGGCTGTTGCTCTAATATCCTCTGACGATAAATCTGAGACATAAGCTTTCTGATTTCCAGCAAATAATGCATAGGCAATTCCATATAAAGCAAATAACAATATTAAGCTTTTTTGAGATATAAAGTAGGCAAATCCTAAAGAGACAATACCATAAACTATATATCCAATAGTTAAAACACTCTTCCTCCCAATTTTATCAGATAAAATTCCAAATGGAATTGAAAATGTGGCGTAAAAGATGTTGTATAAAATATATAGAGCAATAGGGATTATAATAGCCATTTTTTCATCTACTATCATTAAAAATTCCTGAGCTCTCAAAATATAAAACATATAGCTAAAGTTACTTAGGGTAAATATAGCTGAGATTAAAATAAAAAGCTTTAACTCTTTTGGTAAATTTTTAATCCCTACTCTAAATGTTATTTTATTATTAGAGGGTGAAGGTTTCTCTTTAACAAAATATAGAGGAATTAGGGTTAAAAATCCAATAACCGCAGCTATTAAAATTATTTGATTGAAACTATATTGAAGATATAGAATAAACAATAATGATAAGGTAGAGCCAAGTATAGCCCCAGCGGTATCAAAAGCTCTCTGTATTCCAAATCCTTTACCCAAAGTTTTAGGCATACTTTCAGATATTATCGCATCTCTTGGGGCTGTTCTTATCCCTTTGCCCATTCTTTCAAGGGAAGAAAATATAACAGCTCCTAACCAGCTTTTTGATAAACCTAAGAGTAGTTTAAACATTGAAGATGTTAAATAACCTAAAACAACAAAAATCTTCCTTTTCCTAACTTTATCTGAACAATAACCAATTAAAACCATTAAAATGTTTGAGATAAACTCTCTTAAACCTCCAACTAAACCTATTGATAAACTTCCTCCCCCAACGCTTGTAATAAGCATTGGTAAAATTGGCATTATCATCTCACTGCTCATGTCATTCAAAAAGCTTGTAAATCCCAATAAATAAACATTTTTAGATAATTCCCTATCATTCTCATTATTTTTTTGTAAATTTTGTTCTGCCACTTTTCTCACCATAAAAAATAATAAAAATAAACTAAAAAATAAATATAAAAAGTTAATTAAGCAGAAACTCTTCTTGCTAAGTATCCTCCTGCAAACCCTATTAATCCACCAATTATTGCAGAAATCATTATTCCAACATTATTTTCCTTAGTTGTAGTTTCTTCAATATTAACATTCTCGTTAGTGACTATATTAATTTCACTGCTGATATTTTCACTGATACTTTTATTCAACTCTTTTATTACATCTATATCCATTTGGGCGTAGTATGAGCTATATTTATAATACATAATTTTTGAAATGGTATCATTTAAACTATTTGCATATTCATAATAACCAAGGGCTGAGATTGGAGTTATTCCTAAGTTTTCAGCCAAGTTTATTTTGTTCCTTGCATATTTTTTGGAGTATTCAATATCTCCAAATATAACCAATGGAATCTCTGCCTTTACACAGGTATCTATACTCTCAGCTATGGTTAGTAAATAGTCCCCATCCTTATATGCCTCTTTTGCTGATTCTAAATCATTTTCAAGGTCATCAGTAGGTAGATTGGGGAATAATGTTTCTACATAAGTTAAGATTGTTTCAGCGTTGTCTAAATACTGCTGAGCTAATGATTTTAATTTAGCTTCATTTATTATCTTGCCATTGTTATCATTTTCTTTTAAAGAAACCCACCATATTGCACTATCTCCCCTCAACTTCGCAAAGCTACCATACTTTATCGCTTCATCATAATTTCCTAAATAGTAAGATTTCCACGCATTATCTAAGAGTTTTTCCGCTTCAGCAATTCTTATCCTTCCTGCCAATATCTCTTCAAAGTTGTTAGTAGTTACATTTTTTGAATAAACAATTTCTTTATCATGGCTAATTTTATTTTGAACCTCTGTTAAGAAAGTTTTAACATCTTCCTCTCCAGTTAAGTATTTTAGGGTGTGTTCAATAGTTTCAAGTTTAATTAATGCGTTAAACGCAGAGCATGTTGCAGAGTAGTATTTGTTTTTTAGATATTCATCATTAGCCT
It encodes the following:
- a CDS encoding S16 family serine protease, which encodes MKKILTLLLITFLLNSAFAVIIKAPAVSLTDRGYVGVPINIQINVTKGDGHVFMDTMPLTELDMQGSARIAAKVAGEVTGKDMSKYNVYITVRSDVPVVGGPSAGGTMTIGIICELMNWSLNKHVMMTGTINPDGSIGPVGGILEKIEAAKKANCTIMLIPKGQRYVEVEGNKVDAVEFGKKLGIKVIEVGSIYEAIPYFTNKKIIMKEYPENPLIEEKYKDIMKELSENVLKTANEKYENLSKELSNSYVGYEYQKALLNELTTSKSLLEKANDEYLKNKYYSATCSAFNALIKLETIEHTLKYLTGEEDVKTFLTEVQNKISHDKEIVYSKNVTTNNFEEILAGRIRIAEAEKLLDNAWKSYYLGNYDEAIKYGSFAKLRGDSAIWWVSLKENDNNGKIINEAKLKSLAQQYLDNAETILTYVETLFPNLPTDDLENDLESAKEAYKDGDYLLTIAESIDTCVKAEIPLVIFGDIEYSKKYARNKINLAENLGITPISALGYYEYANSLNDTISKIMYYKYSSYYAQMDIDVIKELNKSISENISSEINIVTNENVNIEETTTKENNVGIMISAIIGGLIGFAGGYLARRVSA
- a CDS encoding MFS transporter, with the protein product MVRKVAEQNLQKNNENDRELSKNVYLLGFTSFLNDMSSEMIMPILPMLITSVGGGSLSIGLVGGLREFISNILMVLIGYCSDKVRKRKIFVVLGYLTSSMFKLLLGLSKSWLGAVIFSSLERMGKGIRTAPRDAIISESMPKTLGKGFGIQRAFDTAGAILGSTLSLLFILYLQYSFNQIILIAAVIGFLTLIPLYFVKEKPSPSNNKITFRVGIKNLPKELKLFILISAIFTLSNFSYMFYILRAQEFLMIVDEKMAIIIPIALYILYNIFYATFSIPFGILSDKIGRKSVLTIGYIVYGIVSLGFAYFISQKSLILLFALYGIAYALFAGNQKAYVSDLSSEDIRATALGLFYTVVGLTSLPASLIAGYLWKISPEMTFLYGSVLAIISGLLLLFI